A stretch of the Sulfurospirillum sp. UCH001 genome encodes the following:
- the lon gene encoding endopeptidase La: MKLSDYTAFPADIPIVVEDNLFLYPFMISPLFLTDEENIRAANDALDHNSLVMVCTAKVGNEHGRDFNAIYPAGVIGSIMRKVDLPDGRVKILFQGMQKGRILKELSTTPLRATVELIQTHHSEPMKVEATLAVLREKIAQLASLGGQFPPDLIKTIEDNSDIHRITDLVASSMKLKKEQAYKLFIESDDETRLLQLIDYVIEEIESSRLKKEIKTKVHSQIEKVNKEYFLKEQLKQIQKELGTDNQREEEIEEYRKKLEAKKEHMEEDAYKEIKKQIDKLSRMHPDSADANLIQSYLDWVIEIPFGKAAKKDLDVLEVKSQLDKDHYSLEKPKERIEEFFAVRELLSKRGIADKSANGAILCFAGPPGVGKTSLANSIAKALKRKLVRIALGGLEDVNELRGHRRTYIGAMPGRIVQGIIEAGEMNPVVVLDEIDKVARSFRGDPTAVLLEVLDPEQNNKFRDYYLNFNIDLSKVIFIATANEVGSIPAPLRDRMEFIFVNSYTPQEKYEIAKKYLIPQELKKHGLKNSEINISKPTLQLIIANYTRESGVRNLRRRIADILRKVAKQLLMDPSIDKVTITHTNLKDYLPKTVFEIDEVDKENSVGIVNGLAWTSVGGDVLKVEAIRIQGKGGIQITGSLGDVMKESAKIALSVVKVLIDNKKIQVPLSIIPTSGLDKEECAKAVEPSDVYRRYDLHIHVPEGATPKDGPSAGITMATAIASILCDKKVKSDVAMTGELTLTGKVLPIGGLKEKLIAAYKAKIKTALIPKKNYEKDLDEIPDEVKEKMKIIPVSRVEEVLEFALVK, from the coding sequence ATGAAACTCAGTGACTATACCGCGTTTCCTGCGGACATACCTATTGTCGTTGAAGACAATTTATTTTTATACCCTTTTATGATTTCTCCTCTATTTTTAACGGATGAAGAAAACATTCGTGCCGCCAATGATGCCTTAGATCATAACTCTTTAGTTATGGTATGTACAGCCAAAGTAGGCAATGAGCATGGGCGCGATTTTAATGCAATTTATCCAGCAGGTGTGATTGGTTCTATTATGCGTAAAGTAGATCTTCCTGATGGCAGAGTAAAAATCCTTTTTCAAGGAATGCAAAAAGGAAGAATTTTAAAAGAACTCTCTACAACACCTCTACGTGCAACGGTTGAACTTATTCAAACACATCATTCTGAGCCGATGAAGGTAGAGGCAACCTTAGCTGTTTTACGTGAGAAAATTGCACAACTTGCATCTTTGGGCGGGCAATTCCCACCAGATTTGATTAAAACGATTGAAGATAACAGCGATATTCATCGTATAACGGACTTAGTGGCAAGTAGTATGAAGCTCAAAAAAGAGCAAGCCTATAAATTGTTTATTGAAAGTGATGATGAGACAAGACTTTTACAACTTATTGATTATGTGATTGAAGAGATTGAATCAAGTCGATTAAAAAAAGAGATTAAAACAAAGGTACATTCACAAATTGAAAAAGTGAATAAAGAGTATTTCCTTAAAGAGCAACTTAAACAGATTCAAAAAGAGCTAGGAACGGACAATCAACGAGAAGAAGAGATTGAAGAGTATCGTAAAAAGCTTGAAGCAAAAAAAGAGCATATGGAAGAGGATGCCTATAAAGAGATTAAAAAGCAGATCGATAAACTTTCTCGTATGCATCCAGACTCTGCTGATGCCAATTTAATTCAGAGTTATCTTGACTGGGTTATTGAAATTCCTTTTGGTAAAGCCGCTAAAAAAGACCTTGATGTTTTAGAAGTTAAATCACAACTCGATAAAGATCATTACTCGCTTGAAAAACCAAAAGAGCGTATCGAGGAGTTTTTTGCGGTACGTGAACTTCTTTCTAAACGAGGCATTGCTGATAAATCAGCCAATGGTGCTATTTTATGTTTTGCGGGCCCTCCGGGTGTTGGTAAAACATCTTTGGCCAATTCTATTGCAAAAGCATTGAAACGTAAACTGGTTCGTATTGCCTTGGGTGGACTTGAAGATGTTAATGAGCTAAGAGGCCATAGACGCACCTACATTGGCGCGATGCCTGGTCGTATTGTTCAAGGTATTATCGAAGCAGGGGAAATGAACCCAGTTGTTGTTTTAGATGAGATCGACAAAGTAGCAAGAAGCTTCAGAGGAGATCCTACAGCGGTTCTTTTAGAAGTTCTGGACCCAGAACAAAACAACAAATTTAGAGATTATTATCTCAATTTCAATATTGACCTGAGCAAAGTCATTTTTATTGCTACCGCAAATGAAGTTGGCTCGATTCCTGCACCATTACGTGATCGTATGGAGTTCATTTTTGTCAACTCATATACACCTCAAGAAAAGTATGAGATTGCAAAGAAATATTTGATTCCTCAAGAGCTTAAAAAGCACGGTTTGAAAAACAGTGAAATCAATATTTCTAAACCTACATTGCAGTTAATTATTGCCAATTATACACGAGAATCAGGTGTAAGAAATTTACGCCGAAGAATTGCAGATATCTTACGAAAAGTAGCGAAGCAGCTTTTAATGGACCCTTCCATTGATAAAGTAACGATTACACATACCAACTTGAAAGATTACTTGCCAAAAACTGTTTTTGAAATTGATGAAGTCGATAAAGAGAACAGCGTGGGAATTGTCAATGGTTTGGCATGGACAAGTGTAGGTGGCGATGTGTTGAAAGTAGAAGCGATTCGCATTCAGGGCAAAGGTGGCATTCAAATCACAGGTTCACTCGGTGATGTTATGAAAGAATCGGCTAAAATTGCTCTTAGTGTTGTTAAAGTTTTAATTGATAACAAAAAAATTCAAGTGCCACTTTCTATTATCCCGACATCGGGACTTGATAAAGAAGAGTGTGCAAAAGCTGTTGAACCAAGTGATGTTTACAGACGTTATGACCTTCATATTCACGTGCCAGAAGGCGCTACACCCAAAGATGGCCCAAGTGCTGGAATTACTATGGCAACAGCGATTGCTTCGATTTTATGTGATAAAAAAGTTAAAAGTGATGTTGCAATGACAGGTGAACTTACCTTAACGGGTAAAGTTCTTCCAATTGGTGGGCTTAAAGAAAAACTCATAGCTGCCTATAAAGCGAAGATCAAAACAGCATTGATTCCAAAGAAAAATTATGAAAAAGATTTGGATGAAATTCCTGATGAAGTTAAAGAAAAAATGAAAATTATCCCTGTCTCTCGGGTAGAAGAAGTGTTGGAATTTGCGTTAGTCAAATAA
- the rpsR gene encoding 30S ribosomal protein S18, which translates to MAEKRKFARKYCKYCEAKVEYVDYKDAKILRHSLSERYKIMPRRLTGNCKRHQEMVELAIKRARATAVIPYIIDTQKVVAVPFEQLQQ; encoded by the coding sequence ATGGCAGAGAAAAGAAAATTTGCACGCAAATACTGCAAATACTGTGAAGCAAAAGTAGAATACGTTGACTATAAAGATGCAAAAATTTTGAGACATTCTCTTTCTGAGAGATACAAAATTATGCCTCGTCGTTTAACTGGTAACTGCAAAAGACATCAAGAGATGGTAGAACTAGCGATCAAACGCGCACGTGCTACAGCAGTTATCCCTTACATCATTGACACTCAAAAAGTTGTTGCTGTTCCTTTCGAACAATTACAACAATAG
- a CDS encoding single-stranded DNA-binding protein: protein MFNRVIMLGNLTRDCELRYLPNGGAVCTTGLATNRRFKKQDGSQGEEVCFIDITFFGRTAEIANQYLSRGKKVLVEGRLKLDQWTDQQGVKRSKHSITVETLQMMDTRGGQEGGGADMGGSYGETMMGTPNVGYNAANQQKPAAYPRQSTPEYSGHEIPDIDINDDEIPF from the coding sequence ATGTTCAATAGAGTAATTATGCTTGGTAACCTGACACGTGATTGTGAACTTCGTTATCTACCAAATGGTGGCGCAGTTTGTACCACGGGACTTGCGACCAATCGTCGCTTCAAAAAGCAAGATGGTAGCCAAGGTGAAGAAGTATGCTTTATCGACATCACCTTTTTTGGACGTACCGCAGAGATCGCTAATCAATACCTAAGCCGTGGCAAAAAAGTGTTGGTTGAAGGTCGTTTAAAACTTGATCAATGGACAGATCAACAAGGTGTAAAGCGCTCAAAGCACTCTATCACTGTTGAAACACTCCAGATGATGGATACTCGCGGTGGACAAGAAGGCGGTGGTGCAGATATGGGTGGAAGTTATGGTGAAACTATGATGGGCACACCAAATGTTGGCTATAATGCTGCCAACCAACAAAAGCCAGCTGCATATCCAAGACAATCTACTCCTGAATATAGTGGTCATGAAATTCCAGACATCGATATTAACGATGATGAAATACCGTTTTAG
- the rpsF gene encoding 30S ribosomal protein S6 codes for MRHYELLVVVKPTLTVEELQAKLNYLKEILEKNGAVISATLEMGTRKLAYQIDKFERGTYVVFYFTAPTAAIAEVERLIRITEEFIRFMTVKFENQKELRFWNKQVEKITKKGDAPAVVESKEIVEDTVTTEA; via the coding sequence ATGCGACATTATGAGTTGCTTGTTGTAGTAAAGCCTACACTAACGGTAGAAGAGCTACAAGCAAAACTAAACTATCTAAAAGAAATTTTAGAAAAAAACGGTGCAGTTATTTCTGCAACACTTGAGATGGGTACACGTAAACTTGCGTATCAAATCGATAAATTTGAGCGTGGAACATACGTAGTATTTTACTTTACTGCTCCTACAGCTGCTATTGCTGAGGTTGAAAGACTTATCAGAATTACTGAAGAGTTTATCCGCTTTATGACTGTTAAATTTGAAAATCAAAAAGAACTTAGATTCTGGAACAAACAAGTTGAGAAAATCACTAAAAAAGGTGATGCACCAGCAGTTGTTGAATCTAAAGAGATTGTAGAAGACACTGTTACAACTGAAGCTTAA
- the holA gene encoding DNA polymerase III subunit delta: protein MYKREFEGVLKSGKAPKSTLLYGACAYQNNVLTQQLLTLLQVGSEEKVMMYFDEYNFTSAKNFLSQSSLFGDRNVLIVKTDKTIPTKELEILVGLCAKNDSSYFIYQYFGEDKKATPFTKLFDKQNDGVFVRLFKADFNEAMQLLQNHANAIGLSIDRYALQHLYMIHTEDLSLCVNECEKLLVLGKEIGVNDINTLVYGLGSVSMDQFITKLLEKKDIKEEFERLIDGDGIEEIRIINAIQAHVTQLFLFHSYIKLHGSFDAKAILGYPLPPQLAAQRSQQSIKIDLATYHKLSNLLIDAEYRLKKAGNVEKTSYLLSSLIKLQSSL, encoded by the coding sequence ATGTATAAAAGAGAATTTGAAGGTGTTTTAAAATCAGGTAAAGCACCAAAATCAACTCTTTTATATGGAGCATGTGCTTATCAAAACAATGTTCTCACCCAACAGCTTTTAACGCTTCTACAAGTTGGAAGTGAAGAAAAAGTCATGATGTATTTTGATGAGTACAATTTCACTTCAGCTAAAAATTTTCTTTCTCAATCGTCTTTATTTGGCGATCGCAATGTTTTAATCGTTAAAACAGACAAAACCATTCCAACAAAAGAGCTTGAAATTCTTGTTGGGTTGTGTGCTAAAAACGACTCAAGTTATTTTATTTATCAATATTTTGGGGAAGATAAAAAAGCAACGCCTTTTACAAAACTTTTTGATAAACAAAATGACGGTGTGTTTGTACGTCTCTTTAAAGCGGATTTTAATGAAGCTATGCAGCTTTTGCAAAATCATGCGAATGCTATTGGACTTTCCATTGACCGTTATGCTTTACAGCATCTTTATATGATCCATACCGAGGATCTTTCATTGTGTGTCAACGAATGTGAAAAGCTTTTAGTTTTAGGTAAAGAAATCGGTGTGAATGACATTAATACGTTAGTCTATGGTCTAGGTTCTGTTTCAATGGATCAGTTCATTACAAAACTCTTAGAAAAAAAAGACATTAAAGAAGAATTTGAACGACTTATTGATGGAGATGGTATTGAAGAAATTCGTATTATCAATGCCATTCAAGCACATGTAACACAACTCTTTTTATTTCATTCTTATATTAAATTACATGGTTCATTTGACGCAAAAGCAATTCTGGGCTACCCACTTCCTCCCCAACTTGCTGCACAACGCTCGCAACAATCAATTAAAATAGATCTTGCAACGTATCATAAACTTTCAAACCTTCTGATTGATGCAGAATACCGCCTAAAAAAGGCAGGCAATGTTGAAAAAACAAGCTATCTGCTCTCAAGCCTTATCAAACTCCAAAGCTCTTTATAG